A segment of the Macrobrachium nipponense isolate FS-2020 chromosome 4, ASM1510439v2, whole genome shotgun sequence genome:
tctctctctctctctctctcctctctctctctcctctctctctcttctctgctatttggctgtttatatatttctaatggtaaaatgtttaagattaaataataccaattcaatggtatatttgatgttggataatactttaagtagacatttgtgggtgtctcaaatagtaacagtatgaaagaaaacgtgcatgaccgaatacttatggggggactgaattattctcacatacgtaactaagtcattcagtacgtacatagtatgtatttatgtataaacataaaatgtaagatttactttaaaatagtattaataatatttcaaagattaatatgaaccataataggatattttatgtatatttgatgaaggatggtctttaagggatactttggtgtttgtatGTCCAGgacagtttatgagcatttttagaggggggttccaaacattcgcggattctaactattcgcgggggggtctggtacacatcccccgcgaatacggggggaccactatatatatatatatataaagatatatatataaatatatatatatatatatgtgtgtgtgtgtgtgtgtgtgtgtgtgtgtacaccatcattagactctcctcccaatcccttggcatttcttcctcttcacatacaGCTTTTAATAAATGCAGCAttcatttctccccctctgttcCTAGTAATTAGAGTATTTCAATTAAGAACTCCaatggacctggtgatttaccttaatgctctcttcacttctgtatcctgtatctccctcACTGGTCCCcccaccctctgtgcttcccccatctcctctctctcattttcagtatttaacagttgttcaaaatactcttgccatctcttcttaattcttcctccctatacaatatatttccatcattcCTCGATGACACCCAATctacccacatcctgtctctgccttttccccaagtttgaaatcttatagatattcttttccccttcccttgttcctagtctttcattcaactgctctgccacCCTTctcatagccatacctaccctcctcctcgcatctctttcctcttctctataCCTTtcttctgcaccctgtgcatgccttactttcctgTCCTTATatccttttgattttcttttaattggttCTTCCACCTctattccaccaccacttttctcctctcgacactccctatccactggttcttcccaccagtccCTCTGCTTctcccacacatatttctctcatgtctgcccagatatttccACTCTTATTACCCTGTCCTGATTCTATGTTCCCCCTTTCCAGACGTCTCTCTCACAGACCTAAATTGCTAAGTGTCTAGTCTTGAGGCCATGTAAAAGTATGTTTCGTAATCACACATACGTATACTATTTCATTATGAGGTGAATCAAGAATATTTCCATGAAACAATGCATTTCAGATGGCTGGGATTGTATATACAGTATCATAATTTTCAGAACATTTGTGTATGTAATTTGTAATAGAGCACAGCCCTACGGACTTTGTATGTGAATACATAAATTTGTTTGTGCCTCTTCgcataatggaatggaatgttaGGGGAGGAATGTATAATTCAAAACATACCAACAGTAagtcctatttttatttataaatttttctgtattatatacatagagGTACAGTATATGGATAACCTAATCTATATTGGTAATTAAATAGCCTTAGTACTTTTGTCAATTGAGAGATAGGCAGCAGCAATGTTATATTGACAtagaatataatatgaataagaaataaattatgactaCTGAAGCAATACTAATAGAAAGCTTACGATAAATAATCCTGAGTACAGTGTGAGGAACTTTTGAGATGTATGAAAGTTATATAACATTAAAGTATTACTCATTTGCCCTTATATTCTGGAATTATTGAATATGGGTGATATTTTAATAATGTTAATCAAAATATGTTTTGCCTGAAAAATACAGctttttaaatgtttgttttctgCATCTTAATACAGTACTGGTCAGCTGCTGAACAGTTACATAAAACTCAGTTTTAGCATTAGTTAATTAACCCAATATTCAAACTTGGAAAATGTACGATAGGTGATTTATGATAGATTGGGTTCAAAATGCAAGCAAATGATGGGTGATTTATAGTAACTAGGGCTCAGAATGCATACATATCTGTAGTTGTGAGCACTCTAGTTCTTAGTCCAATTAAGTTTAGAAAGACTACAATATATCAGATTTAAAAAAAGCCAAAACACCGGTTATTTCTTGTAAAACCAGAAACTATATACGcatgtgttttatttgtttacatcaCCCTTTAAGAGTCTTTTAAGACCTTGCAAAACTTTTGGTAATCACTTTGCCTCTGCATGTTCCCAGAATTTCTCCTTACCTGATGACTGCGGTAGCATCCTGGCTATTTTTTATCACATTCGGTAGGTTGTAACACTATCAGGTTACAAGAATTTTGACCACATAtcattttgtcaagttcaaagtcgcataaagttttgccatttttcttgaaaactttGCTTGAAATCATGGTATTGTATTCAAGTTTGGTACAAAGTTTTTCATCAGGTCTTAAAAAATTTTCTACCCAAGGCTGTACAAATATGTAGTTCAGGTTTTTGATTATAGGATGTCCCTTGTTATTCAGTCATAAGCCAGGCACTAAATATGACCTAAGGTTGTATAGTTGTACAAACATGTAGTTCAGGTTTTTAATTATAGTATGTACTTTGATATGCAATCATAAATCAAGTACTTACAGATTGGCCAAGATTGTTATTGATTTTCTGTCAGTtgctatgttttttttaaaggttatgtTCCTTTTTACACATTAATGTCTTTAATGTAAGCTGAAAATAATTTTGTGAATCATTTTGAGTATTTTTTACCGCAGGTTCATTTTGTTGGAGGTTATCTTTGTTCCGTTCATTACTTTctaacatattcttcattttcactgTCATCCAAATATCCAAAATTTACTGAATAGTCATATGGAACTGAAACCTTGTTTTTAGTTGGAAGTTTCTTGATACAGTTTTGTTTCCTTTGCATAAGAAAGATAATGAAACTGATCATTATAATCAACCCTGTGATGCCTGCAATTAAAGAAACCCATGAGATGTTTGATTCTGCTTCTATACATAAAATCATCATACTGTTCTCAACCCCATCATTGTTAACACATGCTGAAGATTCTTGTAGCAGCTCATATGTCATATATCTTTGTTGTTTGAAATCCATCATAGATTTATTATGAGCTTCTGTCATGTTTTCGATTGATTGTAAAGCCTTGCAGTCACAGACTGGAACATGTATTGCATTATGGTTTATAGTGAGATCCTTATTATAAATTGTATGATAAAATTGTAAACTGCCTGATTCATAAGTATAAAAATGGTTGTAGGTGAAAGAGAATGAACCATTGTTTAATACTGTCCTCAGGTCAATAAAACTGTTCTCTCCTATATGAGAGAACACATTTTCACTGATCTCAATGAATGATGCATCATAAATTCGAATGGCAGATTGTCTAAACTCCTTGATAGTATTTCCTTTCAAAGTAAAATTTCTTGTAGAGACGTCCAAAGATAGGAGACTCATATTCCCAAAGGTATTACCATAGATTGTTGTAGTATCAGAGTTGTGTAAGATGGCACCTGTCATAATACTGCCGATGTTGTTGTTTTCTAGGAGAAACTCATGAACCTGCAAGGACAAACAATGTTATGAGAGCTTTAAGTACATGAATGTTTGGATGAGTAAAGTCATGGTATTGTAACAATAATAGTAAGTAATAGATTTTGATATTCTTATGATAATACAGTAATTTAAACATGTATGTTGTGAAGAACTGCTTTATAAATTGAAGATTGGGCAATATCTTTGAAGTACTACTTACTTGACgagatgaaatatttatttctccAAGCTCACTTATTTGATTATGTTGAATTGTTATAAGGTCTaacgttttattttcttctgtattAATCAGAAGGTTAAATGTCCCTCTCAAATACATATTGTCGAGAGTTATTTTCTTGAAGTTGTGAGCATGAATGTTGATTGAACTAGCAGAATTAACCAGGGAGGAATTGTATATTTCAAGtatcctgaaaaataaaataggaattactatgtgtttatatactatatagttaatacacacgtgtgtgtgtat
Coding sequences within it:
- the LOC135211022 gene encoding uncharacterized protein LOC135211022, whose product is MKIQLSQKMTFLKNILPLLLLLTLNSVSSINTSVENNQRLLCKSDTTDNEEIMTQCSCFLNNDTIILQDTSIRYKNETVYLENSTTHWRLSDCAVVHLSGPTLLSLSNLHTLQLHNIKELHIANTFLAQYSAKLQILEIYNSSLVNSASSINIHAHNFKKITLDNMYLRGTFNLLINTEENKTLDLITIQHNQISELGEINISSRQVHEFLLENNNIGSIMTGAILHNSDTTTIYGNTFGNMSLLSLDVSTRNFTLKGNTIKEFRQSAIRIYDASFIEISENVFSHIGENSFIDLRTVLNNGSFSFTYNHFYTYESGSLQFYHTIYNKDLTINHNAIHVPVCDCKALQSIENMTEAHNKSMMDFKQQRYMTYELLQESSACVNNDGVENSMMILCIEAESNISWVSLIAGITGLIIMISFIIFLMQRKQNCIKKLPTKNKVSVPYDYSVNFGYLDDSENEEYVRK